A stretch of Telopea speciosissima isolate NSW1024214 ecotype Mountain lineage chromosome 11, Tspe_v1, whole genome shotgun sequence DNA encodes these proteins:
- the LOC122646247 gene encoding auxin efflux carrier component 3-like isoform X6, with translation MITWKDLYTVLTAVVPLYVAMILAYGSVRWWKIFTPDQCSGINRFVAIFAVPLLSFHFISTNDPYSMNFRFIAADTLQKIILLVVLGIWTNFTRNGSLEWMITIFSLSTLPNTLVMGIPLLIAMYGDYSGNLMVQVVVLQCIIWYTLLLFLFEYRGAKMLIMEQFPDTAASIVSFKVDSDIMSLDGRDFLETEAEIGDDGKLHVSVRKSNASRRSLALTPRPSNLTGAEIYSLSSSRNPTPRGSNFNNADFYSMMGCQGFPARHSNFGSTDLYSVQSSRGPTPRPSNFEENCAPGAQALGSPRFGFYPAAPTANSYPTPNPDISAPAPATNNKNPNSTKQQQQQMQVQVQSKANTHDAKELHMFVWSSSASPVSEGGGLHVFGGTDFGSAEQSGRSDQGAKEIRMLVTDHPQNRGDKEATPENEDFGGEDFSFPGGEDREKEGIADLTKLGSSSTKELHPKATEISDSGAGKQMPPASVMTRLILIMVWRKLIRNPNTYSSLIGLVWSLIAYRWHVSMPKIIGKSISILSDAGLGMAMFSLEPDRSQ, from the exons atgattACTTGGAAGGATCTCTACACTGTCTTGACGGCCGTGGTTCCCCTGTATGTGGCCATGATCTTAGCTTATGGTTCAGTTCGGTGGTGGAAAATCTTTACGCCGGACCAGTGCTCCGGCATCAACCGTTTCGTGGCCATATTCGCTGTCCCTTTGCTATCCTTCCACTTCATCTCAACCAACGACCCTTATTCCATGAACTTCCGCTTCATCGCCGCCGATACACTGCAAAAGATAATTTTGCTGGTGGTCCTGGGGATCTGGACCAATTTCACCAGGAACGGTAGCCTCGAATGGATGATCACCATTTTCTCACTCTCCACACTCCCAAACACTTTGGTCATGGGAATTCCTCTCCTCATCGCCATGTACGGCGATTACTCCGGTAATTTAATGGTTCAGGTGGTGGTGTTGCAGTGTATCATCTGGTAcactctcctcctcttcctcttcgaATACCGTGGAGCCAAGATGCTTATCATGGAGCAGTTCCCTGATACAGCCGCATCAATCGTGTCTTTCAAGGTGGATTCCGACATCATGTCGTTGGATGGCCGTGATTTCCTGGAGACGGAGGCCGAGATCGGCGACGATGGGAAACTCCACGTCTCTGTGAGGAAATCGAATGCGTCAAGGCGGTCACTGGCATTGACGCCGAGGCCGTCGAATCTCACCGGAGCTGAGATTTACAGCTTGAGCTCGTCCCGGAATCCCACACCTAGGGGTTCCAATTTCAACAACGCCGATTTCTATTCCATGATGGGATGCCAAGGCTTCCCTGCAAGACATTCCAATTTCGGTTCAACGGATTTGTATTCTGTACAGTCGTCCAGGGGACCAACGCCGAGACCATCAAATTTCGAGGAGAATTGCGCACCTGGTGCGCAGGCTTTGGGCTCTCCTCGCTTCGGTTTCTATCCTGCCGCGCCAACCGCAAATTCTTATCCTACGCCAAATCCAGATATCTCTGCTCCGGCACCTGCAACTAATAATAAGAACCCTAACTCTActaagcagcagcagcagcagatgcAGGTGCAGGTGCAGAGTAAAGCGAACACTCATGATGCGAAGGAGCTTCACATGTTCGTGTGGAGTTCCAGTGCTTCACCAGTGTCTGAAGGAGGTGGGCTCCACGTGTTCGGCGGGACTGACTTCGGTTCAGCGGAACAATCCGGACGGTCAGATCAGGGCGCGAAGGAGATCCGGATGTTAGTTACTGATCATCCTCAAAACAGGGGAGACAAAG AAGCGACACCGGAAAATGAGGACTTTGGGGGAGAAGACTTCAGCTTTCCAGGAGGAGAagacagagagaaagaagggatagCTGATCTGACGAAGCTGGGATCCAGTTCCACGAAGGAGTTGCACCCGAAAGCCACCGAAATTTCAGATTCCGGTGCCGGAAAACAGATGCCTCCGGCGAGTGTCATGACGCGTCTGATCTTAATCATGGTGTGGCGGAAGCTTATTCGTAACCCCAACACGTATTCTAGCCTAATCGGCCTCGTTTGGTCTCTCATTGCCTACAG GTGGCATGTGTCGATGCCAAAAATAATAGGGAAGTCCATCTCCATTCTCTCCGATGCAGGTCTCGGAATGGCTATGTTCAGCTTAG AACCGGACCGGAGCCAATGA